AGATCTTGTATTAAAAGAGATAGAAAGATTGTGTTTGCTTGGTCTACGAGCTGTTATTCTTTTCCCAGTAATATCAGATCATCTTAAAGATGCTTATGGTTCTTACTCTTCCAATCCTAAAAATATCCTTTGCAGAGGTATTTATGAGGTGAAAAGGGCTTTTCCTGATTTATGTGTTATTAGTGATATTGCTCTAGATCCTTACACGACTCATGGTCACGATGGGATTATGGATCACGGAGAAGTTTTAAATGATGAAAGCGTTAGAATCTTCGGAAATATTGCTACTTTACATGCTGAAATGGGAGTAGATGTTGTAGCTCCTAGTGATATGATGGATGGAAGAGTTGCTCACATTCGCTCTAAGTTGGATCAGTCAGGATGGAAACAGACTTTGATTCTTTCTTATAGTGTTAAATATGCATCTGCTCTCTACAATCCTTTTAGAGATGCTCTGGGTTCTCACTTGAAATCAGGTGATAAACGAAATTATCAGATGAATCCGAAAAATGTTTTAGAAGCTTTGTTGGAATGCTCTTTAGATGAACAGGAAGGAGCTGACATGTTGATGATAAAGCCTGCTGGACTTTATCTAGATGTGTTGCACCGGGTACGCAAAAGCACAAATTTACCTTTGGCAGCATATCAAGTTAGCGGAGAATTCGCCATGATTTCCGCAGCATCTAAACTCGGATGGTTAGATAAAGAAGCAATGTTTTATGAATCTTTGGTAGCTATAAAACGTGCGGGAGCTGATATGATTATTTCTTATGCAACTCCGATGGTATTAGAAATGCTATCTTCTAGTAGTTTGTAAACAGTTCTTCGAAGAACTGTTATTCTACATGTTCAGGATTGAGAATTCCTGTTTCTTTGGCATATTGTGTTAGAGCTTCTCTGATTATCTCTAGCATTTCAGTTTTAGATGGATCTATGAAAGTTGGAAGAGCAAAGTCTTCAGGACCGACTTCTAAAAGTCCAAGCATACATGCTAATTCAAAATTTTGGGTGATAACAGCTTTGATTAAAGGTACCACAGGGACCTTCATAGGCATGACTTTGTCATAGATTTCAGTGTCTATGATAGGACGAGCCTCTCCATGAAGATTTGTATCGGGATTCATAAAAGTACGTTTTCTTTTTAAGAATCCCGCGAGATATGCTCTAGTGCGGGTGGCTTTGTTAATGCCTAATCTTAAGAAATTAAATGCTTCGCGTTTCTTTGGATTAGGAAGAACAGAGATTGCAGAGTCTCTCATACCAAGACAAGGAAGATCTTCTTTTTTACAGAGTCTTCCTGTTAAAGGATCTCCGGAAATTAAAGTTACGTTTTCAGAAGAGACCTCATCAATAGGAAGTAAACTATAGAAGTCAGCTCCCTTGGTGGTAATAACGTAGCGTCTTAGGGATGGTTTTAACCCTGATCCAGCTAATGCAACAACCTGCTCATTAAGAATTCTACCCTTTAGAAATAGATGGCCTATGGTTAAGACTTCTTGGAAGGATATAGTGAAAACAACATCTTTTTCATTAGCAATAGGCGCTATGTAATGAATATGGGTAGACGGTGAACCTGAAGGATATGGTCCTGTAATTTGATGAAGATGCGCTATAGATTTTAAGTCTTTTTCAGGGAGAACAAGTCGATCAGTAGAAATAATATGAGGACATAAGCCAAAGAGCTTGGCTATGGCACGAACACCAACATTGAAAACGTAAAAACCTTCTTCTCTAGAAGAAAAGACCGCTAGGTGTTTTTCCGTTGATGGTGTG
This window of the Chlamydia sp. BM-2023 genome carries:
- the hemB gene encoding porphobilinogen synthase produces the protein MSSLALLRRPRRNRRMVAIRDLVAETSLLPQDFICPFFLVEGKNVREEIESLPGVFRWSIDLVLKEIERLCLLGLRAVILFPVISDHLKDAYGSYSSNPKNILCRGIYEVKRAFPDLCVISDIALDPYTTHGHDGIMDHGEVLNDESVRIFGNIATLHAEMGVDVVAPSDMMDGRVAHIRSKLDQSGWKQTLILSYSVKYASALYNPFRDALGSHLKSGDKRNYQMNPKNVLEALLECSLDEQEGADMLMIKPAGLYLDVLHRVRKSTNLPLAAYQVSGEFAMISAASKLGWLDKEAMFYESLVAIKRAGADMIISYATPMVLEMLSSSSL
- a CDS encoding Na(+)-translocating NADH-quinone reductase subunit A, which codes for MKITITRGLDLSLQGSPKESGFLKRIDPALVAVDLRPYASLALNLKVAQGDTISSGSPVAEYKNFPGVFITSPVSGIIQDIRRGEKRSLLDVVIKKTPGKNLTEYSYDLSQLSPKDLLEVFKKEGLFALFKQRPFDIPALPTQAPRDIFINLADNRPFTPSTEKHLAVFSSREEGFYVFNVGVRAIAKLFGLCPHIISTDRLVLPEKDLKSIAHLHQITGPYPSGSPSTHIHYIAPIANEKDVVFTISFQEVLTIGHLFLKGRILNEQVVALAGSGLKPSLRRYVITTKGADFYSLLPIDEVSSENVTLISGDPLTGRLCKKEDLPCLGMRDSAISVLPNPKKREAFNFLRLGINKATRTRAYLAGFLKRKRTFMNPDTNLHGEARPIIDTEIYDKVMPMKVPVVPLIKAVITQNFELACMLGLLEVGPEDFALPTFIDPSKTEMLEIIREALTQYAKETGILNPEHVE